The uncultured Desulfobulbus sp. genome window below encodes:
- a CDS encoding amidohydrolase family protein produces the protein MSGLKLHKAPWVVPVCGPVVADAGIVVEGKTILAVDAQAPLQARYPQAQVVDHPHSALTPALVNAHIHLELSHLGELSQKPSGPSFTQWIVQLLYLRDSLGISGPAIEAASKFCAEQQYNSGVSVLADIGNTTIGGAVESSSSCQVLAFKEYLGLARFTLDKNLERLAAEPETQRCCAHALYSTHPQLIQALKQRASSLGHTLPIHVAEPPAEQEMLAQGRGEMVDFVRSRGFWDGSFIPPGKAGSIRYLYELGVLNDTTLCVHAIHVDPEEIAILAGEGAKVCLCPGSNQFLAVGTAPVDRFLEAGILPALGTDSVASNPELSLWREMALLAKAYPQIDAADIFAMATLGGAQALQVDCQRGTLASGKTADLLAITLPETVQNKQQLMRYLVSAGSHLHPTRVM, from the coding sequence ATGTCTGGCCTTAAGCTCCATAAAGCGCCCTGGGTTGTGCCTGTCTGCGGTCCGGTTGTAGCGGATGCGGGGATTGTTGTTGAAGGGAAAACTATTCTGGCTGTGGATGCACAGGCCCCTTTACAGGCCCGTTATCCACAGGCCCAGGTTGTTGATCATCCCCATTCAGCGCTAACCCCAGCCCTGGTTAATGCGCATATTCATCTTGAGCTTTCTCACTTAGGAGAGCTTTCTCAGAAGCCATCAGGTCCCTCATTTACCCAGTGGATTGTGCAGCTCCTCTACCTGCGTGACAGTTTGGGGATTTCCGGCCCAGCAATAGAGGCAGCTTCTAAGTTTTGTGCCGAGCAGCAATACAACTCCGGGGTAAGTGTCCTTGCCGATATCGGAAATACAACTATTGGCGGAGCAGTTGAGTCAAGCTCTAGCTGTCAGGTGCTGGCCTTCAAGGAATATCTGGGACTGGCTCGGTTTACCCTGGATAAAAACCTGGAACGACTTGCTGCAGAGCCGGAAACGCAACGCTGTTGCGCCCATGCTCTTTACTCAACCCACCCGCAACTCATCCAGGCCCTGAAACAACGGGCTAGCTCGCTCGGCCATACGCTGCCCATCCATGTCGCTGAGCCACCTGCAGAGCAGGAGATGCTCGCTCAGGGCAGGGGAGAGATGGTTGATTTTGTACGCAGTCGTGGCTTCTGGGATGGATCGTTTATCCCCCCAGGGAAGGCGGGCTCGATCCGCTACCTCTATGAACTCGGTGTGCTGAATGACACAACCCTCTGCGTCCATGCCATCCATGTCGATCCCGAAGAGATAGCCATACTTGCAGGTGAAGGTGCCAAAGTCTGCCTTTGCCCCGGGAGTAATCAATTTCTCGCAGTGGGGACAGCCCCGGTCGACCGCTTCCTTGAGGCGGGCATACTCCCGGCTTTGGGCACCGACAGTGTCGCCTCTAACCCAGAGCTCTCTCTATGGCGGGAGATGGCCCTGCTGGCCAAGGCATATCCGCAAATTGACGCAGCGGATATCTTTGCCATGGCCACCTTGGGTGGCGCTCAGGCGCTTCAGGTCGATTGCCAGAGAGGCACTCTTGCTTCAGGGAAAACCGCGGATCTCCTTGCAATCACGCTTCCTGAGACAGTTCAGAATAAACAACAGCTCATGCGCTATCTTGTCAGCGCCGGTAGTCATCTACACCCCACAAGGGTTATGTAA